A genomic window from Synechococcus sp. WH 8016 includes:
- a CDS encoding J domain-containing protein — translation MGFDPRRWSSAAEPHRRQTVTSNVDALLAENDSLRREVLQLKRQLDQLRQRQWRQPQSRQQQSHHYQRTQEGRHEQVGNPPSVTSDQVEHWGESLSKQQGWSALRLSELENLIDVLNRSSFHPQLSLHQRLDRLMPGLGTDLFAAIRKPLTKKRCAVLATFALYGIRAREWLEEEPQRVVFELKNRQSSSRKNRRTRTDQRASDRHAESNGRNEASSCRSISDALEVLGLKRGASQDQIKQTYRKLVKQHHPDLGGSVEAFRRVNEAYQLLIVNT, via the coding sequence ATGGGGTTTGATCCACGGCGATGGTCATCAGCGGCTGAGCCGCATCGACGTCAGACCGTTACCAGCAATGTCGATGCACTTTTGGCTGAAAATGACAGTCTGCGCAGGGAGGTGCTGCAATTGAAAAGGCAGCTTGATCAGTTGCGTCAGCGTCAGTGGAGACAACCCCAATCCAGACAACAGCAGTCACACCACTACCAGCGCACGCAAGAGGGCAGGCATGAGCAGGTAGGCAATCCTCCATCTGTTACCTCTGATCAAGTTGAGCATTGGGGAGAATCGCTTTCTAAACAACAGGGATGGAGTGCTCTTCGCCTGAGTGAACTTGAAAATCTGATCGATGTTTTAAATCGTTCAAGTTTTCACCCTCAGCTCAGTCTGCATCAACGATTGGACCGGTTGATGCCTGGTCTGGGAACAGATTTGTTTGCTGCCATACGTAAGCCTCTTACAAAAAAACGCTGTGCAGTGCTTGCCACGTTTGCGCTGTATGGCATCAGAGCCCGTGAGTGGCTGGAAGAAGAGCCACAAAGGGTGGTCTTCGAATTAAAAAATAGACAGTCAAGCTCGCGCAAAAATCGACGCACAAGGACAGATCAGAGGGCTTCTGATCGGCATGCTGAATCCAACGGGAGAAACGAGGCATCGTCGTGTCGCTCTATCAGCGATGCACTCGAAGTATTAGGCCTTAAGCGGGGCGCCTCGCAGGACCAGATAAAACAAACGTACCGTAAATTAGTTAAACAACATCACCCAGATTTAGGTGGATCCGTTGAGGCATTTCGTAGAGTCAATGAAGCCTATCAGCTCCTTATAGTAAACACTTAA
- a CDS encoding 16S rRNA (uracil(1498)-N(3))-methyltransferase, which translates to MNIIHLNHQDFIGDSNEVIIRDYRLTHILKILKPTIGQSLHVGILGGQCGNGIVVSMHPEAVVLRVSLTEPSPPRHTFDIILALPRPKMLRRIFRTVAEYGVNNLHLINSARVEKSYWQSPLLKPDKIHDALLAGMERSKDTIITNVHLHKRFRPFIEDQLLSVCESRNCWITDINAKEAAFALSLKPAVVMIGPEGGFVPFEIELAVSQAAQPIHLGTRTLSVDTALTTVLAQSLPCTTSPKT; encoded by the coding sequence ATGAATATTATTCATCTCAATCATCAAGACTTTATTGGTGATTCAAATGAAGTTATCATTCGCGACTATCGCCTCACTCATATATTAAAGATCTTAAAACCAACGATTGGTCAATCATTACACGTTGGAATACTGGGGGGTCAATGCGGGAATGGAATTGTTGTCTCCATGCATCCAGAGGCAGTCGTTCTGCGCGTCAGTCTTACAGAGCCGTCACCTCCACGACACACATTTGATATTATTCTTGCCTTACCACGACCAAAGATGCTGCGCCGAATTTTTCGGACAGTTGCTGAATATGGTGTCAATAACCTTCATTTAATTAACAGCGCAAGAGTCGAAAAAAGTTATTGGCAAAGCCCTTTATTGAAACCAGATAAAATTCATGATGCGCTTCTTGCTGGAATGGAGCGATCGAAAGATACAATCATCACCAATGTGCACTTACATAAGCGTTTTCGTCCCTTTATAGAAGATCAATTGTTATCGGTTTGCGAATCACGAAACTGTTGGATTACAGACATCAACGCAAAGGAAGCAGCCTTTGCTCTCTCTTTAAAACCTGCTGTCGTCATGATCGGACCTGAAGGTGGTTTTGTACCATTTGAGATTGAATTAGCCGTTTCACAGGCTGCTCAACCTATCCATCTTGGGACGAGAACTCTCAGTGTGGATACAGCTCTTACCACTGTTTTAGCGCAATCATTACCCTGTACTACATCACCCAAAACCTGA
- a CDS encoding M15 family metallopeptidase — protein sequence MSYFGFIFSSNSESIKPAQVFQRLFIGLFLSLPFYPFPSRAEVPLQCSGLELVSLNRISPRPLFEIRYASSNNFLGRTLYSKVDPQLRCPVALALQKVQQDLSKEGLGLKVWDAHRPLAVQQLMWDEIQDPRYVSDPSVNAGRHTRGASVDVTLVNQRGKPLRMPTDYDDFSKSAHVNADGVLADRAANAQRLRKAMERRGFRSFATEWWHFDWHHWKSMPVIPPS from the coding sequence ATGTCTTATTTCGGTTTTATCTTTTCTAGTAACAGTGAATCAATAAAGCCTGCCCAGGTTTTTCAGAGATTATTCATTGGTCTCTTCCTCAGTCTTCCGTTTTATCCATTCCCTAGTCGTGCCGAGGTGCCACTTCAATGCAGCGGTCTAGAGCTCGTATCCCTCAATAGAATTTCACCCAGGCCATTGTTTGAAATTCGCTACGCCAGTTCTAACAATTTTTTAGGACGTACCCTTTATTCCAAGGTTGATCCTCAGCTGCGCTGTCCAGTGGCCCTGGCATTGCAGAAAGTCCAACAAGATCTCTCCAAGGAAGGGCTTGGATTGAAGGTTTGGGATGCTCATCGCCCTCTCGCTGTACAGCAGTTGATGTGGGATGAGATTCAAGATCCTCGCTATGTTTCGGACCCTTCAGTGAATGCAGGCCGACATACCCGAGGCGCCTCAGTGGATGTGACTCTGGTTAATCAGAGGGGGAAGCCCTTGCGCATGCCCACGGATTACGACGATTTCTCCAAGTCCGCCCATGTCAATGCTGATGGAGTTCTCGCAGACCGAGCCGCCAATGCTCAACGATTGCGCAAGGCGATGGAACGACGAGGATTTCGTTCGTTTGCTACTGAATGGTGGCATTTTGACTGGCATCACTGGAAATCAATGCCGGTGATCCCTCCCTCCTGA
- a CDS encoding SDR family oxidoreductase, with product MATFLVTGANRGIGLEFCRQLQARHDQVIAVCRQASQELETMGVEIQSGIELTSEASIAGLLANLNGRPLDGVILNAGTLQSMGLEDLDIEGVKRQFEVNALAPLVLAQSLVGQMPSGAKLALITSRMGSIDDNSSGGSYGYRMSKVALNMAGRSLSIDLKARGISVAILHPGLVSTRMINYNPNGISPEVAVRGLLARIDALQLETSGTFWHSNGQELPW from the coding sequence TTGGCCACCTTTCTTGTAACAGGAGCAAACAGGGGAATCGGTCTCGAATTCTGCCGTCAGTTGCAGGCTCGTCATGACCAGGTGATTGCTGTCTGCCGCCAAGCCTCTCAGGAACTTGAGACGATGGGTGTGGAGATTCAGTCAGGCATCGAACTCACCAGTGAAGCCTCCATTGCTGGGTTGCTTGCCAATCTGAATGGCCGGCCGTTGGATGGAGTCATCCTCAATGCTGGGACCCTGCAATCGATGGGTCTCGAGGATCTCGATATTGAAGGAGTCAAACGTCAATTCGAAGTGAATGCTTTAGCTCCGTTGGTCTTGGCACAATCCTTGGTGGGACAGATGCCCTCAGGAGCAAAGCTGGCCCTGATTACCAGTCGGATGGGATCCATCGACGACAACAGCTCAGGTGGGTCCTATGGCTATCGGATGTCCAAAGTGGCACTGAACATGGCGGGCCGATCACTATCCATCGATTTGAAAGCAAGGGGCATCTCGGTGGCCATCCTCCATCCAGGGCTGGTCAGCACTCGCATGATCAACTACAACCCCAACGGAATCAGCCCAGAAGTGGCAGTCCGAGGCTTATTGGCACGGATTGATGCGCTTCAACTAGAGACCAGCGGCACGTTTTGGCATTCCAATGGGCAAGAACTTCCCTGGTGA
- a CDS encoding NAD-dependent epimerase/dehydratase family protein, with protein MSTYSVIGCGYVGSFVAASMKNQGHYVVGTTRTPQRFAELRNVVNEPIALDLAQQDCDFSFLEDQEGVLISVAPTQNGEGYQSVFSNGIRNLARAIRCRQSTRPLHVTYISSAGVYGDHQGQTVTEDSTVDCLNPVNAMLVEAENVLLTIDRPDTKICVLRLGGIYGPGRDMVAMIKQAAGEQIPKNGSDIPAWSGIFDITNGVSFAFSKQLVGIYNLVDDMQLSRRELSNEICDIDGLPPVIWANENMPGARAMNAKVANEKIKSEGFLLNSPSMLLPIAV; from the coding sequence ATGTCCACCTACTCAGTCATTGGCTGTGGCTACGTCGGTAGCTTCGTGGCGGCAAGCATGAAAAACCAGGGTCACTACGTTGTTGGTACAACCCGAACGCCACAACGGTTTGCTGAGCTACGCAACGTGGTCAATGAACCAATAGCTCTTGACCTTGCTCAACAAGATTGCGACTTTTCATTCCTTGAGGACCAGGAGGGTGTTCTGATTAGCGTGGCACCCACGCAAAATGGCGAAGGATATCAATCCGTGTTTTCGAACGGCATTCGTAATCTTGCCCGAGCCATACGTTGTCGTCAGTCCACGCGGCCACTTCACGTGACTTACATCAGCTCTGCGGGTGTTTACGGAGACCACCAGGGCCAGACGGTGACAGAAGATTCAACTGTCGACTGTTTGAATCCTGTGAATGCCATGTTGGTAGAAGCAGAAAATGTTCTGCTCACCATTGACCGGCCTGACACGAAGATTTGCGTCCTCCGGCTGGGCGGCATCTATGGTCCAGGACGAGACATGGTTGCCATGATCAAGCAGGCAGCTGGAGAACAGATTCCTAAGAACGGAAGTGATATTCCTGCTTGGAGTGGGATCTTTGATATTACCAATGGTGTGAGCTTCGCTTTTAGCAAGCAGCTTGTCGGTATCTACAATTTGGTCGATGACATGCAGCTCAGTCGACGTGAACTGTCCAATGAGATTTGTGATATTGATGGATTGCCTCCGGTGATTTGGGCCAATGAAAATATGCCAGGAGCACGAGCAATGAATGCCAAAGTCGCGAATGAAAAAATTAAATCAGAGGGATTTCTGCTCAATTCACCTTCGATGCTTCTGCCAATAGCCGTCTAA